The sequence below is a genomic window from Betaproteobacteria bacterium.
ATTCAGCACAGTGCGCCCCTCCACGGAGGCGCTGCTCACAGCGATATCTACAGCCGCGAAGTCGGTGAAGCAAGCTGGGAACTGATACGCCGCTATCCACTGCGCTGAAGCGACGAAACGCGCTCACCTCAAGACCCATCCACCCAACGCCTGGCATCCTTGAGCAGCAGGAGCAATTGCCGCTCACGGAGAGGAGACACGACGAATCCGAAGCGGGCGTAGAAGCGCGACGCTTGCTCGTCGATGGGATGGGTCAGCATCGCCCGCAGGCCCGCCTGCTCGGCAATGAGAAGAGTGCGGCGGATCGCATCCTGGAGCATGCCAAAACCGATGCCGCGCCCCTGATCCGGAGCGGAAACCGCCAAGCGCGCCAGGATGACCACCGGCACCGGGTACTGCCCCATCCCTTTGCGCATGCGTTCGGGCACTTCCAGAGTATCGACCTGGCCGACGGTCAGGCTGAAGTAGCCGGCGACGCGATCATCGTCGGCGACGACGAAGGTCTTGGCCGAGCCGCTGCCCTGGGCTTGCCGGGCGTGGCGCAATAACCAATCGTTCAGGGCAGGCTTGCCGCAGTCAAAGCTTTCGAGTCGATGCCGGACCCCCAGGGGTTCCGGTCGCCCCAGGCTCACCCGGCATCCCAGGGAGCTTTGCGGGAGAACAGCTCGCCCAAGCCCTCGTTGGTCTGCTCGGGGCGCTCCAGCAACGCCATCAGGGCTTGATATTGATTGCCGGAAACCATGAACAGGCGCTGATCCAGCAGGGTCTGCTCAGCGGCCAGGCAAGCGCTGTCCAGGATGAAATCGGTCAGGGATTTGTGCGCCACTTCGGCTGCGCGGCGCAGTACGGCTTCCTGTTCGGGTGTGGCGCGCAGCCCCAGACGGGCGGACCGAACGGCAGGTGAAGGGGCAATGGTCGTCATGGCGGCGCCTCATTTCTTGGCTCAAGTGCTGCAATGTTAGTACAACAGACGCCAATCCTCCAGCGCACCCCCGTCCGGATCAATCGCTCGGCAGGTCGATCCCCTTCAGCTTGCGATAAAGATCGACCGCGTAGGAATCGGTCATTCCGGCGACGAAATCAGCCACCTGGAGGAGGCGGATGTAGGGATCGGGGTCCGGTTCGCCACCATGGGCGAGGAACTGCTCGGGCAGCAGGCGAAGCAGCATGCGCTCCCGGGTGGTCTCCCTTTCCGCGCCGGCGCCGGCCTCGACCGCCCGGGTGAAGAGTTCCAGCAGCCCTCCCAGGACCTGGAAGCCGGCGGTTTCGATTTCCAGGGCCGGGCGGGCGACGTAGATGGTTTCCTTGGCCAGCTTGAGCACCGCCTGGAGCGGCACGGCCAGGGGCGAGCGGGAGAGGAGTTCGTCGTCGAAGCGCCCTTCCAGGATGGCGCCCTCGTTCTCCAGGAAAACCGCCGCGGCGCTTTCCAGCAGCCGGCCGATGGCCTTGGCCCGCAGGTATTCGAGGCGCTCCTTGGGGTCGTGCAGGCGGTCCATGCGGCCGCCGGAGACGCTGTCGCCGGCCAGGTCGCCCAGCAGGAGTTCGGCGTCGCGGTAGGGCACGAAGCCCAGGCGGGCGGCGTCTTCGAGGTCGACGATGAGGTAGCAGGTATCGTCGGCCACTTCCACCAGGCTGGCCAGGGGATGGCGGCGCCAGGCGAGGCCGGGGATGCGGGGCACCAGCCCGGTGGCGGCGGCCACCTGGCGAAAGGATTCGGCGTCCTGCTGGAAGTAGCCGAATTTCTTGCCGCTCTTGCCATCCAGATCTTCCCCCACCCAGGAGGGGCGCGGGTACTTGGTGAAGGCGCCGAGCACGGCGGCGGTCAGTTGCAGCCCCGGGTTGGCGGGGGACTGGAGCCGGGTGACGATGCGAAAGCCCTGGGCGTTGCCCTCGTACTTTTCGAAATCGGCCCGCTGGGCGGGGGTGAAGGGGTGGCGTTCGAGCAGCCCGGAGCCGCGGAACCACTCGCGGATGGCGTCCTCCCCGGCGTGGCCGAAGGGCGGATTGCCGATGTCGTGGGCCAGGCAGGCGGCGGCAACGATGGCGCCGAAATCCGCCGCCTCGACATGCTCCAGTCCGTGGCGGGCGATGATTTCCCGGCCCACCAGAGCCCCCAGGGAACGCCCGACGCAACTGGCTTCCAGACTATGGGTGAGGCGGGTGCGCACGTAGTCGGAACGGGAGAGGGGAAAGACCTGGGTCTTGTCCTTCAGGCGACGGAAAGCCGAGGTGAAGACGATGCGGTCGTGGTCCTGCTGGTAGGCGGTGCGCTCCCGGGCGCTGGGCGCCGCCCCGGCCCCGGGCCGCTCGGCGGAAAGGAGGCGCTCCCAGACCTTGCGCTTACCCATGGTTGGTTTTTGGTGCAGGTTTTGGGCGCACGGGGGCGCGATGGGCGGGCGTCGGCACGATGGTCGCGGTCTTTCAGTAGGCAATAGCAGGCAGCAATTGGTCGAATTCCCGGGCGGCTTCATCGAAGGCGGCGATCGGCACGACCATCTGGAGCAGAAAGAAGGCCTGCGGTCCCTCCAGGAGCACGACCCTGCTGCGGGCGGCCTGGCCCGCCGGGGCGATGCGGCCTTCGTAGGACTGCTGCGTCCGCCCGCCGGTGGACACGGCGAGGATGGGGCCCAGCTCGCCCCCAGCCTCGACGAAGGCCTCCCGGCTGGTGCGCAGGATGCTGTCGGCGCTCACCGCCGCATCGCCCTTGCGCACGCCGGTGATGCGCAGCGTGGGCCGCAGGCCCGCCACCGCCCGGCGCAGTTGCAATTCGACCACCGGGCCGCCCTCGTCGGCGGCGATGCCGCCTTCCCGGTCGAAGATTTCCCAGCGCCCGGCGGGGGCGGCGATCTCCAGCCGGCCGTAGCGCTCGGCCACGTAGCGGTCGCCGTCCAGGCTGCCCGCCGCGGCGGGGCCGAAGCACAGCAAAAGGGCGGCCGGGAGGGCCCGGATCATTTTCATGTCAATCTCCCAGGGGGTGCAGGGGGCGAAGTTTACTCCGCTTCCAGGGCGGCCCGCAGGGGCACCGGCAAGGGCGCGCTGCGGCCGGTGCGATGGTCCATCCACACCACTTTGGCGGCCCCCTCGGCGAAGAGGGCAGAGCTGCCGCTGGGCCGCATCTCGACCCGGGTCTGCACGCTGGAGCGCCCCGGCGGGGCGGTATAGGTCAGCACCTCGACCGATCCGGGATAGGTGAGCGGAATGAGAAAGGTGCAACTCGCGTTGATGATCACCGGCCCCTCGCCGGCCGGATCGAGGCCGTAGCCCATCGCTTCCAGCCATTCGATGCGGGCGATTTCCATGTAGCGGAAATAGACGGTGTTATTGACGTGGCCGTAGGCGTCCATGTCGCCCCAGCGGATGGGAATGGTGCTGCGATGGATGAGTTTGCGGGCGCTGTGCATGACAGGAGGAAACCGGCGGGCTTGTCCCCGCGATGGCCGTACTGTACGGTATCGTCCCGGGAGCGACAATCGGACTGGAGGACACGATGGCGCGGGAAGCCATGGAATTCGACGTCGTCGTGGTGGGCGGCGGCCCCTCCGGGCTGGCGACCGCGCTGCGCCTCAAGCAACGGGCCACGGCGATAGGCCGCGACATCTCCGTCTGTCTGATCGAAAAGGGGGCCGAAATCGGCGCCCACATCCTCTCCGGCGCGGTGTTCGACCCCCGTGCCCTCGACGAACTCCTGCCGGATTGGGCCAGCCGCGGCGCCCCGGTGGCCACCCCGGTGGTGGAAGACCGCTTCTATTTCCTCGGGGAATCCTCCGCCTGGCGCGTTCCCGGCTGGCTGCTGCCCGAATGCTTCCATAACGCGGGCAACCACGTCATCTCCCTCGGCAATCTGTGCCGCTGGCTGGCGGGCGAGGCCGAAGCCCTGGGGGTCGACATCTACCCGGGCTTCGCCGCCGCCGAAGTGCTGTTCGACGCAGAGGGCCGGGTCATCGGCGTCGCCACCGGCGACATGGGGCTGCGCCGCGATGGCACCCCGGGGTCCGCCCACCAGCCCGGGATGGAGCTTCTCGCCCGCTACACGGTCTTCGCCGAAGGCTGCCGTGGCCACTTGGGCAAGGGCCTGGAGGCCCGTTTCGGCCTGCGCCAGGGGGTCGATCCCCAGGTCTATGGCCTGGGCCTCAAGGAACTGTGGGAAATCCCGGCCGAGCGCCATGTGCCGGGCCTGGTCCTGCACACCGCCGGCTGGCCCCTGCAGCCGGACACCTACGGCGGCGGTTTCCTGTACCACCAGGCCGACCGCCAGGTGGCGGTGGGCTTCGTCGTCGGTCTGGGCTACACCAATCCCTATCTGTCGCCTTACGAAGAGTTCCAGCGCTTCAAGACCCACCCTCAAATCCGGGAATACCTGGCCGGCGGAAGGCGCCTGGCCTACGGCGCCCGCGCCCTGGCAGCGGGGGGGCTCCAGTCCCTGCCCCGTCTCGTCTTCCCCGGGGGGCTTCTGGTGGGCGACGACGCCGGCTTTCTCAACGCCGCCCGCATCAAGGGCTGCCACGCGGCGCTCAAGTCCGGCATGCTGGCCGCCGACGCCCTCGCCGATGCCCTGGCCGCAGGGCGCTGCCACGATGAACTGGAGGCCTACCCCGAAGCCTTCCGCCAGAGCTGGCTGCACGAGGAACTGCATCGAGCGCGCAATTTCAAGCCCCTGCTGGCCCGGGGGCTCAAGTGGGGCTCCCTGCTCTTCGGCATCGACCAGAAAGTCTTCGCCGGCCGCGCCCCCTGGACCCTGCACCATCACCAGGCCGACCACGCCCGGACCCTGCCCGCCGCAGCCTGCGCGCCGATTGCCTACCCCAGGCCGGACGGCGTCGTCAGCTTCGATCGCCTGTCCTCGGTCTTCCTCTCCGGCACCCACCAAGAGGACGATCAGCCCTGCCACTTGCAGCTCAAGGATCCCGAACTGCCGGTACGCCTCAATCTCGCCCGCTACGACGCCCCGGAGCAGCGCTACTGCCCGGCCGGGGTCTACGAGATCGTCGAGGCTCCCGAAGGGCCGCGCCTGCACATCAACGCCCAGAACTGCCTGCACTGCAAGACCTGCGACATCAAGGATCCCGCCCAGAATATCGAATGGGTCGCGCCCCAGGGCGGCGAAGGACCGGCCTACCCCAATTTCTGATCCAGGCCGGGCGCCGCGCCCGCCCGGCCCCGGCCGCCCGTCTCTGCGGCAGTGCAACAGACGGGCCGACAAATTCCGATATAATCCGGCCGGCTAACCCCCTAGGGAGAACATCACATGGCCTTTCTCGCCGACAAAAAGATTCTCATCACCGGCCTCATCTCCAAGCATTCCATCGCCTATGGCATCGCCAAGGCCTGCCACCGGGAAGGTGCCGAGCTCGCCTTCACCTTCCAGAACGAACGTTTCGAGGAGCGGGTACGCAAATTCGCCAACGAATGCGGCAGCGACCTGGTCTTCCCCTGCGACGTGGCGAGCGATGAACAGATCGACAAACTCTTCGCCGACCTCGCCACCCGCTGGGACGGCCTCGACGGTCTGGTCCACTCGATCGCCTACGCCCCTGCCGAGGCCATCGAAGGTGACTTCCTGGAGGGCATCACGCGGGACGCCTTCCGCATCGCCCACGAAATCTCATCCTACAGCTACCCCGCCCTGGCCAAGGCCGCCCGGCCCATGATGAAGGGCCGCCGCGCTTCGCTGCTCGCGCTGTCCTACCTGGGTGCCGAGCGCACCATGCCCAACTACAACACCATGGGTCTCGCCAAGGCCAGCCTGGAAGCCGCCACCCGCTATCTGGCCTTCTGCCTCGGGCCGGAAGGCATCCGCGCCAACGCCATTTCCGCCGGCCCCATCAAAACCCTGGCGGCTTCGGGCATCGGCAATTTCGGCAAGCTGCTCTCCTATAACGCCCACCACGCCCCTCTGCGCCGCAACGTGACCATCGAGGAAGTGGGCAACGCCGCCGCTTTCCTGCTCTCCGACCTGGCGAGCGGCATCACGGCGGAAATCCTCTACGTCGATGGCGGCATGCACTCCACCGCCCTGGGCAATCCGGAGCCGCTGCCGGGCTGATCGGTCGCCTGCGGCGTGGAACAACTCCGCGCCCCGTGAGAAAAAAACGCCGGCCTGCAGGCCGGCGTTTTCGTGTGCGATGGGGCGGCGTAGCACCGCCCCACGGAAGGCTTACTTGTCCTTCGCCTCCAGGGCGGCGTGGTTGATTTCGACCTTGTAGCGGGAACGCAGACCGGCGAGGTAGGCCTTGACCTCCTCCTGCAGGACCAGGGTGGTGTACTGGCGCAGCATCGACTGGCGGCGGGCCTCATCCAGCTTTTCACCCGGCAGGACCTTGACCACCTTGAACAGGGCGTAGCCCAGGTCGGGCAGTTCGACGCCGGCGTAACCCGGGAGCTTGGCGGCATCCACCTTGAGGATGGCAGGAACCGCCTGGGGAGGCACCCGCAGGGCGTCCAGGCGGGAGAGGGTCTTGGCCGCCCCCCAGGCCAGCTTGTCTTCTCCGCGCCGCAGTTCGGCGAGGCGCGCCTCGCCTTCCTTCACGGCCATGGCCTGGGCCTCGCGGCGGCGCAGGACGGTCTCGACGGCGCCCTTCACTTCGTCGAAGGCGCGCAGGGCAGCGGGTTTGTGTTCGGCCACCCGCGCGGCCACCAGGGTATTGGGGGCGACCTCGATGGCCTCGGTGTTGCGGCGGTTTTTCACCGCATCTTCGGAGAACACCGCGGCAAGGAGCTTTTCGTTGGCGAAGTGCCCATTGGCGGGATTGGCCTGACGGGTCAACCAGGCGGTCTTGCGCACCTCCAGCTTGTACTTTTCCGCCACGGCGGCGAGGCTGTCGGACTGCTCGTAAACCATGTTGGTGAAGGCCTCGGCGGCCTCGGCAAATTTGCGGGCGGCGGCGGTACGCTTCAATTCGGCTTCGATCTCGCCCTTGACCTCGGCGTAGGGCTTTTCCTTGGCGCCGTGGATGCCGGTGAGCTTGATGATGTGGTAGCCGAACTCGGATTCGACCACGCCGGAAATTTCGCCTTCCTTGAGACTGAAGGCCGCTTCCTCGAAGGGCTTGACCATGGCGCCCCGGGCAAAGAAGCCCAGATCGCCCCCCTTGGCCGCGGAGCCCGGGTCCGCGGAGTGCTTCTTGGCCAGATCGGCGAAGGCCGCGGGCTGGGCGCGGACTTCCTTCAGCACGGCGTCGGCCTTCGACTTGGCCTTGGCCTTGTCGGAATTTTCCAGGCCGATGAGGATGTGGGCCGCGCGCCGCTCCTCGCCCGTACCGTAGCGGCTCTTGTGGCCTTCGTACCAGGCCTTCACTTCCGCTTCGGGGACGCTGACCTGGGCGCTCACCGTTTCCAGGGACAGGACCACGAATTCGGCCTGAGCCTGCTCGGCCACTTCGAATTGCTTGGGATTGGCGTCGTAATACTTGCGCGCCGCATCGTCTTCCAGTTTGGCCTTGCCCACCCAGTCGTCCACCGCGTAGCGGAACTCCTGCACTTCGCGCTTTTCCGCTTGCATGGCGAGCACCTTATCGGTGACCGTCCGGGAGAGGATGCCGGTCTGGCCGATGGAACCGGCGAGTTGCTGCAAGGTGAGATCCTGCCGCACGCGGGCTTCGAAGCCCCCCATGGTCAAGCCCTGGGCCTTGACCGCCTGCTCGTAGCGCTCCAGGGAAAACTTGCCGTCCACCTGGAGGGCAGGAATATTGGCGATGGCCCGGCTGACCGCCGCGTCGCTGGCCATCATGCGCTTCTTGGACGCCTCCAGCAGGATGAGTTGCTGATCGATCATGTCGTCGATGACCGCCTTGCGGGCCTCCGGGTTGTCGAAGAGCTTGGGATCGAAGCTGCCGGTCTGGTTGCGGATGCGCTCCTCCTGCTCCCGCAAGGCCTGCTGAAAATGCTGCGGCGTGATTTTCACTTCGCCGATCCTGGCCACCACACCGTCGTCCGCCACGTCGCGCACGTAGGCATCGACGCCCCAGAGCGCGAAGGGCAAGGTGATGAGGGCGAGGAAGATCTGGACGATTCTCTTGTTATTGCGGACTGCGTCGAACATGATTCCGGGATTCCGTAGAGAGGCTGCGAGGGAAACCTCGCGGGCCAGAGCCCGGGTCAGCCGCCCGGGCGCAAAAAAGGTGGCTGATTTTACAGCAGAAAGCCCCCGCGGACCACGGCGCCATCAGCCCCCGCGCGGAACCTGCCCGAGCAGGCCGACAGCATGATCGGCCAAGGCAAGGCAGGCCGTGAGCCCCGGCGATTCGATGCCGAAGAGATTGACCAGCCCGGCAACCCCATGCTCCCGCGGCCCCTGCACCAGAAAATCCGCCGCCGGTTCCCCTGGACCCGCAATTTTGGGGCGCACGCCGCAGAAGGCCGGCACCAGGGCATCGTCGGGCAGCCCGGGCCAATACTGCCGCACGGCCCCGTAAAAGTCTGCCCCACGGCGGGGATCGACCGTGCTGTCCGGCTTTTCGACCCATTCCACATCGGGCCCGAAGCGCCCCTGCCCTGCAAGATCCAGGGTGAGATGCACCCCCAGCCCGCCGGGCTCCGGCACCGGGTAGATGAGCCGGGAAAAGGGCACGCGCCCGCGGCAGGAAAAGTAATTTCCCTTGGCGTAGCAGGCTACGGGAATCCACTCGGCGGGAAATCCCCGCAGCGAGGCGGCCAGGGCGGGCGCCTCCAGCCCCGCCGCATTGACCACCCGGCGGGCCCTGATACGGACCGGCTCCCTGCCGCCCACCTCCAGGACGATGCCCTCCGCCTCCACCGCCCCGCCGAGTATCGGGCTTCCCGGCACGAAGCTCGCTCCCGCCGCCTGCACGTCGGCCAGGAGCGCCTGCATGAGGGCATGGCTATCCACGATTCCGGTGTGCGGGGACAAGAGCGCCGCCGTGCAGGCCAGCGCGGGTTCCAGCCTCTGCGCCTCGCGCCCCGAAAGCAGGGCCAGTCCGGCGACACCGTTGGCCTGCCCCTGCCGGAGAAGGGATTCCAGCCCCGCCTCCTGCTCCGCCGCCGTGGCGACGATGAGCTTGCTGCACAGGCGGTGCGCCACGCCGCGGTCGGCACAATAGCGCCGCAGCCGGCGGCTGCCCTCGACGCACAGGCGGGCCTTGAGGCTGCCGCCCGGGTAGTACAGGCCGGCGTGGATTACCTCGCTGTTGCGGGAGCTGGTTTCCCTGCCGAAGCTCCCGTGCCGCTCCAGCACCAGAACGTCGCCGCCCAAGGGGCCGGCCAGGGCGCGAGCGCAGGCCAGGCCCACCACCCCGGCACCGATCACGACCGCTTCAACCGTTTCCATCGCACACGCTCCCTCCGGGCTGCCGATTCTAACCGCGGGGCTGCCCGCGCTTGCGGTTAGAATGCCCGAAAACCCTTGCACTACGGCCATGGACAACCCTCTCCTTCCGACCCTGGCAGCCTTCTACACCGGGGACGAGACCCTCCACCTCTTTTTTGCCACCCTGGTCCTCGGCCTGGTACTCCTGCCTGCCGGCGGCGACGGCCGCACCGTGGTGCGGCAGACCCTGGTCTTTTCCGTCCTCTGTCTCCTCGGCAACCTGGGCGCCGCTCTCCTCGCCGCCTCGGGGGCAGCGCGGCCCGCCGCGGTCCTGCACGGCATTCTGCTGCTCGGCCTGGGCATCGGCGTCATCCGCCTGGTGGGCCTGCTCGTCTTCCGTGTGCTCCTGCCGCGCCTGCACATCGCGCCGCCGCGCATCCTGGAAGACATCGTGGTCATCATCGGCTACGTGGCCTGGGGTCTGATCCGCCTTTCCCAGTCCGGCGTCGAGTTGTCGTCCATCGTCACCACCTCGGCGGTCATCACGGCGGTGATCGCCTTTTCCATGCAGGACACCCTGGGCAACATCCTGGGGGGGCTCGCCCTGCAACTGGACAGCTCCATCCAGATCGGCGACTGGGTGAAGATCGACGACGTTTCCGGCCAGGTGACCGACATCCGCTGGCGCTATACCGCCATCCGCACCCGCAACGGGGAAACCGTCGTCGTCCCCAACAGCCTCCTCATGAAGGGCAAGGTGTGGGTCATCGGCGACCGGGAACAGGGTACCCGGCTCTGGCGGCGCACCCTCCACTTCAACGTGGGCTACGTCGCCCAACCCGCCCGGGTGGTGGCCACCGTCGAACTGGCGGTGCGGGAAGCCAACATCCCCAATGTGTCGCGGGAGCGGCCGGTGAGTTGCGTGCTGATGGAATTCGGGCCTGGCTACGGTCACTACGCCCTGCGCTACTGGATGGACGACCCGGCCCCCGACGACCCCACCGACTCCGCCGTCCGTTCCCACATTTACGCGGCCCTGCGCCGCTCCGGCTGGCGCCTCGCCCTGCCCGAGGAAATGCGCTATCTGGTGAAGGACAACGCCGCCCTGCGCAGCGCCACCAAGTCGCGGGAATTGCAGCACCGCATCGATGCCCTGCGCTCGGTCAGTCTCTTCGCCCAATTGACCGACGAGGAATGCGGGCGGGTCGCCGAACACCTGGTCTATGCCCCCTTCGCCGCGGGTGACGTGCTCACCCGCCAGGGGGCCATCGCGCACTGGCTGTACATCATCCTGGCGGGAGAAGCCGAAGTCGTGCGGCGCAACGGCGACGGCGAAGAGCACGCCCTGGCGCGGCTCAAACCCGGCGACTTCTTCGGCGAAATGGGCCTGCTCACCGGCGAACCCCGTACCGCGTCGGTGCACGCCGTCACGGACGTGGAATGCTATCGCCTGGACAAGACCGGCCTGGCGGAAATCATGGCCGACCGGCCGGCCATCGCCGAAGAGCTTTCCGCCGTCCTGGCCGCCCGCTCGCAGCAGAACGAAGCGGCATCGACCGGCGGCGATCCCCGCCGCAAGGCGCCACCAGCCGGCCTGGGCGGCGCCATCGTCGGGCGCATCCGCAGTTTCTTCAATCTGGAGTAAGGCGGGCAGCGTTGCGCCGCCGCAAGCAAGCGGATCAGAGAACCCGGGGTTGCGGGAAGCGGCGCGAAAAGTCCCGGTAAAGGCGCTCGAGCCGGCGCACCCGATCCCGACTGCACCCGTATTCGGCCCGTTCGATGGCCTCGCGGAACAGATTGTGCAGCCTGAACACGCCGCGAGGCGTTCGTATCAACTCGTGAGCCATTTCCGCCGCCACGACTTCCGGAATGTGTTCGAGTTCCGAAATGGCCTCCACCTGGCCCCGCTCGATTTCGGAAAAATCGATGATCTCCTGCAAGGTCACCATAGCGCACTCCTCGCCGACGCTGAATGGCTCTCTGAGTGTTTTGCCCGGGGCAAAAATCCATTGAAGTTTGCTATGGCCGGCGGCGCAGCCATAGGGTAATCAGGAGCCGCCGTCACCGATCAGGGCGTAGGGCGCCCAGTACAGCGGATGGCCGTAGGATCCGCCGCCGGGGGCGGAATCGGCCATGGTCTCGAGCATGGCGCGGCGCAGGGCCTCCGCCCGGGAAATGCCGGGCTGGGCGGCCTGGGCGTTGAAGATGGACACCACCAGCCGGCGCGCCGAGACGGATTCGACCGGCCAATGGGTGGCCAGCAGCGCCCGCCCGCCGGCATAGAAGAAGGCACGCCCCAGGCCGCTCAGGGCCTCGGCGCCCTCGCCCTCTCCAGCCGCCGTGTTGCAGGCCGAGAGGATGACCCAGTCGGCGTCGAGCCGCAGCCCCAGAATATCGTCCAGGGTGAGCAATCCGTGGCCGCCGTCCCGCGGATTGGCGAGCGCCAGGGCCGGCTGGTCCACGCGAGGCAACTCGCCGGGCAGCAGCCCGTGGGTGGCGAAGGCGATCACCCGCCGGCGGGAGAGATCGGCCCCGAGGACATTGCTGCGGCTGGCCGCCGGGCCTAGGAAGACGTCCTTGCCCGGGTCGGCCCCCAGGCTGCGGGCCAGGGCAAGGATTTCGTCTCGCGTGTCGGGCAGGGGCGCGAGTTGGGCGTACTGCGGCCAGACCGCCTCCTCGCCCCGCAGGGCGCGCTCCCGCAGGACGGGGGGCAGGGCCACGGCGCGTAGCCGACGCGAAGTCGCCCCGGGCTTGGCAACACCGTCGCCGGCAAAATCCGGGTCGCCGAAGCCGGCAAAGGCACGGCGCCCCGCGGCCGCGGGCGCCATGCGACGCAGGGTGATGAGCGATGCCGCCGAAGGGAGCTGGCTGGTGGCCACCTGGCGGGCGAGCCAGGGCCAGGCCGCGTAGTCGGGTTTTCCGCCGGCGCCGGGAGGAGGCGGCTCGCCGCTGAGCAGCAGGGCGATGGGCAGGCGCGCCAGCCCTCCTCCGGCCACCACGATCAGGTGCTCCGCGCCCTGCCAACCC
It includes:
- a CDS encoding GNAT family N-acetyltransferase, with the translated sequence MSLGRPEPLGVRHRLESFDCGKPALNDWLLRHARQAQGSGSAKTFVVADDDRVAGYFSLTVGQVDTLEVPERMRKGMGQYPVPVVILARLAVSAPDQGRGIGFGMLQDAIRRTLLIAEQAGLRAMLTHPIDEQASRFYARFGFVVSPLRERQLLLLLKDARRWVDGS
- a CDS encoding DUF1778 domain-containing protein translates to MTTIAPSPAVRSARLGLRATPEQEAVLRRAAEVAHKSLTDFILDSACLAAEQTLLDQRLFMVSGNQYQALMALLERPEQTNEGLGELFSRKAPWDAG
- the dgt gene encoding dNTP triphosphohydrolase — its product is MGKRKVWERLLSAERPGAGAAPSARERTAYQQDHDRIVFTSAFRRLKDKTQVFPLSRSDYVRTRLTHSLEASCVGRSLGALVGREIIARHGLEHVEAADFGAIVAAACLAHDIGNPPFGHAGEDAIREWFRGSGLLERHPFTPAQRADFEKYEGNAQGFRIVTRLQSPANPGLQLTAAVLGAFTKYPRPSWVGEDLDGKSGKKFGYFQQDAESFRQVAAATGLVPRIPGLAWRRHPLASLVEVADDTCYLIVDLEDAARLGFVPYRDAELLLGDLAGDSVSGGRMDRLHDPKERLEYLRAKAIGRLLESAAAVFLENEGAILEGRFDDELLSRSPLAVPLQAVLKLAKETIYVARPALEIETAGFQVLGGLLELFTRAVEAGAGAERETTRERMLLRLLPEQFLAHGGEPDPDPYIRLLQVADFVAGMTDSYAVDLYRKLKGIDLPSD
- a CDS encoding acyl-CoA thioesterase, with protein sequence MHSARKLIHRSTIPIRWGDMDAYGHVNNTVYFRYMEIARIEWLEAMGYGLDPAGEGPVIINASCTFLIPLTYPGSVEVLTYTAPPGRSSVQTRVEMRPSGSSALFAEGAAKVVWMDHRTGRSAPLPVPLRAALEAE
- a CDS encoding electron transfer flavoprotein-ubiquinone oxidoreductase, with product MAREAMEFDVVVVGGGPSGLATALRLKQRATAIGRDISVCLIEKGAEIGAHILSGAVFDPRALDELLPDWASRGAPVATPVVEDRFYFLGESSAWRVPGWLLPECFHNAGNHVISLGNLCRWLAGEAEALGVDIYPGFAAAEVLFDAEGRVIGVATGDMGLRRDGTPGSAHQPGMELLARYTVFAEGCRGHLGKGLEARFGLRQGVDPQVYGLGLKELWEIPAERHVPGLVLHTAGWPLQPDTYGGGFLYHQADRQVAVGFVVGLGYTNPYLSPYEEFQRFKTHPQIREYLAGGRRLAYGARALAAGGLQSLPRLVFPGGLLVGDDAGFLNAARIKGCHAALKSGMLAADALADALAAGRCHDELEAYPEAFRQSWLHEELHRARNFKPLLARGLKWGSLLFGIDQKVFAGRAPWTLHHHQADHARTLPAAACAPIAYPRPDGVVSFDRLSSVFLSGTHQEDDQPCHLQLKDPELPVRLNLARYDAPEQRYCPAGVYEIVEAPEGPRLHINAQNCLHCKTCDIKDPAQNIEWVAPQGGEGPAYPNF
- the fabI gene encoding enoyl-ACP reductase FabI — translated: MAFLADKKILITGLISKHSIAYGIAKACHREGAELAFTFQNERFEERVRKFANECGSDLVFPCDVASDEQIDKLFADLATRWDGLDGLVHSIAYAPAEAIEGDFLEGITRDAFRIAHEISSYSYPALAKAARPMMKGRRASLLALSYLGAERTMPNYNTMGLAKASLEAATRYLAFCLGPEGIRANAISAGPIKTLAASGIGNFGKLLSYNAHHAPLRRNVTIEEVGNAAAFLLSDLASGITAEILYVDGGMHSTALGNPEPLPG
- a CDS encoding SurA N-terminal domain-containing protein, whose protein sequence is MFDAVRNNKRIVQIFLALITLPFALWGVDAYVRDVADDGVVARIGEVKITPQHFQQALREQEERIRNQTGSFDPKLFDNPEARKAVIDDMIDQQLILLEASKKRMMASDAAVSRAIANIPALQVDGKFSLERYEQAVKAQGLTMGGFEARVRQDLTLQQLAGSIGQTGILSRTVTDKVLAMQAEKREVQEFRYAVDDWVGKAKLEDDAARKYYDANPKQFEVAEQAQAEFVVLSLETVSAQVSVPEAEVKAWYEGHKSRYGTGEERRAAHILIGLENSDKAKAKSKADAVLKEVRAQPAAFADLAKKHSADPGSAAKGGDLGFFARGAMVKPFEEAAFSLKEGEISGVVESEFGYHIIKLTGIHGAKEKPYAEVKGEIEAELKRTAAARKFAEAAEAFTNMVYEQSDSLAAVAEKYKLEVRKTAWLTRQANPANGHFANEKLLAAVFSEDAVKNRRNTEAIEVAPNTLVAARVAEHKPAALRAFDEVKGAVETVLRRREAQAMAVKEGEARLAELRRGEDKLAWGAAKTLSRLDALRVPPQAVPAILKVDAAKLPGYAGVELPDLGYALFKVVKVLPGEKLDEARRQSMLRQYTTLVLQEEVKAYLAGLRSRYKVEINHAALEAKDK
- a CDS encoding NAD(P)/FAD-dependent oxidoreductase, which codes for METVEAVVIGAGVVGLACARALAGPLGGDVLVLERHGSFGRETSSRNSEVIHAGLYYPGGSLKARLCVEGSRRLRRYCADRGVAHRLCSKLIVATAAEQEAGLESLLRQGQANGVAGLALLSGREAQRLEPALACTAALLSPHTGIVDSHALMQALLADVQAAGASFVPGSPILGGAVEAEGIVLEVGGREPVRIRARRVVNAAGLEAPALAASLRGFPAEWIPVACYAKGNYFSCRGRVPFSRLIYPVPEPGGLGVHLTLDLAGQGRFGPDVEWVEKPDSTVDPRRGADFYGAVRQYWPGLPDDALVPAFCGVRPKIAGPGEPAADFLVQGPREHGVAGLVNLFGIESPGLTACLALADHAVGLLGQVPRGG
- a CDS encoding mechanosensitive ion channel; this translates as MDNPLLPTLAAFYTGDETLHLFFATLVLGLVLLPAGGDGRTVVRQTLVFSVLCLLGNLGAALLAASGAARPAAVLHGILLLGLGIGVIRLVGLLVFRVLLPRLHIAPPRILEDIVVIIGYVAWGLIRLSQSGVELSSIVTTSAVITAVIAFSMQDTLGNILGGLALQLDSSIQIGDWVKIDDVSGQVTDIRWRYTAIRTRNGETVVVPNSLLMKGKVWVIGDREQGTRLWRRTLHFNVGYVAQPARVVATVELAVREANIPNVSRERPVSCVLMEFGPGYGHYALRYWMDDPAPDDPTDSAVRSHIYAALRRSGWRLALPEEMRYLVKDNAALRSATKSRELQHRIDALRSVSLFAQLTDEECGRVAEHLVYAPFAAGDVLTRQGAIAHWLYIILAGEAEVVRRNGDGEEHALARLKPGDFFGEMGLLTGEPRTASVHAVTDVECYRLDKTGLAEIMADRPAIAEELSAVLAARSQQNEAASTGGDPRRKAPPAGLGGAIVGRIRSFFNLE